One part of the Streptomyces sp. NBC_00286 genome encodes these proteins:
- a CDS encoding ABC transporter permease — MSRIGTGALGRVVRSGVGRRRVQTVVIAVAVMMAVASAVVAGSLMVAADAPFDKAFARQNGPHITAEYDPAKATTAQLTATGRLDGVTATAGPYPVATLRPVDAGGGHLRPITLAGRSTPHAYVDDLELSSGQWATNPGEIVITSQVAGPALGLGTELKTSDASDAPTLTVVGIAVSAGRSADAWATPAQVRALAAKDTPVTHQMLYRFDSADTGGHIAAARKQLAAAVPQGALLGTQSYLDTKRAADAGAAPTIPFLIAFGVLGIAMSVIIVGSVVSGAVGTGLRRIGILKAIGFTPREVVRAYVAQALIPAGVGIGLGVVLGNLLAVPLLDGTEQAYGTASLSVAWWVDVVVLVAALLVVGLAALVPALRAGRLRTVEAIAVGRAPRTGRGQWAHRAAGRLPLPRAVTYGLAAPFAHPVRTAAMLLAVAFGTVAATFAVGLTSSLNAVGAAQDPENRAAVSVFTGTGPAVTPGGPAPAPGTAEPPAAADPARVRAAIEAQAGTASYYGKTQADVTVGGVSGIVQATLYQGDSRSGAYERISGHWITGRGQVVVPSRFLEKTGTEIGDTIRVTHQQRTQTLRIVGEAFDTSDDELEIHADLADFPNAAPGVFLVEVKSGVSPTEYARNLAAAVQPLGGDAIANSSSEQDNFVLILNAMAALLTLMLVSVAGLGVLNSVVLDTRERVHDLGVCKALGMSPRQTVSLVLASVAGIGVLGGLVGVPAGFALHGFVLPVMGHAAGTELPPSVLEVYETPHLVLLGLAGIAIALLGALIPAGWAARTRTATALRTE; from the coding sequence ATGAGCCGCATCGGCACCGGCGCGCTCGGCCGCGTCGTACGCTCCGGGGTGGGCCGGCGCAGGGTGCAAACCGTGGTGATCGCCGTGGCCGTGATGATGGCCGTGGCCTCGGCCGTGGTCGCCGGATCGCTGATGGTCGCCGCGGACGCCCCCTTCGACAAGGCCTTCGCCCGGCAGAACGGGCCGCACATCACCGCGGAGTACGACCCGGCGAAGGCAACCACGGCACAGTTGACGGCCACCGGTCGGCTGGACGGCGTCACCGCGACCGCGGGACCGTACCCGGTCGCGACGCTCCGCCCGGTGGACGCGGGCGGCGGCCACCTGCGGCCCATCACCCTGGCCGGGCGCTCCACCCCGCACGCCTACGTGGACGACCTGGAGCTGTCCTCCGGCCAGTGGGCGACGAACCCGGGCGAGATCGTGATCACCTCGCAGGTGGCCGGCCCCGCCCTCGGACTCGGCACCGAGCTGAAGACCTCGGACGCCTCCGACGCACCGACCCTGACGGTCGTCGGCATCGCCGTCTCGGCCGGCCGGTCCGCCGACGCCTGGGCAACTCCCGCCCAGGTAAGGGCACTTGCCGCGAAGGACACCCCGGTCACCCATCAGATGCTCTACCGCTTCGACTCCGCGGACACCGGCGGCCACATCGCCGCAGCCCGCAAGCAACTCGCCGCCGCCGTACCGCAGGGGGCGCTCCTCGGCACCCAGTCCTACCTGGACACCAAACGCGCCGCCGACGCGGGCGCGGCGCCCACCATCCCCTTCCTGATCGCCTTCGGCGTGCTCGGCATCGCGATGTCGGTGATCATCGTCGGCAGTGTGGTCAGCGGCGCGGTCGGCACCGGCCTGCGCAGGATCGGCATCCTCAAGGCCATCGGCTTCACCCCGCGCGAGGTCGTCCGCGCCTATGTCGCCCAGGCGTTGATTCCGGCCGGCGTCGGTATCGGCCTTGGCGTCGTGCTGGGCAACCTGCTGGCCGTACCGCTGCTGGACGGCACCGAGCAGGCGTACGGCACCGCCTCCCTGTCGGTGGCATGGTGGGTGGACGTCGTCGTACTGGTCGCCGCGCTGCTCGTCGTGGGGCTCGCGGCACTCGTCCCCGCGCTGCGGGCCGGACGGCTGCGTACCGTCGAGGCCATCGCCGTCGGCCGTGCACCGCGCACCGGGCGCGGACAGTGGGCGCACCGGGCGGCGGGCCGGCTGCCACTGCCCCGCGCGGTGACCTACGGCCTCGCCGCGCCCTTCGCCCACCCGGTCCGCACGGCCGCGATGCTCCTCGCGGTGGCCTTCGGCACGGTCGCGGCGACCTTCGCCGTGGGCCTGACCTCGTCCCTGAACGCGGTCGGTGCGGCCCAGGATCCCGAGAACAGAGCGGCGGTCAGCGTCTTCACCGGCACCGGACCGGCCGTCACGCCCGGCGGCCCCGCCCCCGCGCCGGGCACGGCCGAGCCCCCGGCCGCCGCCGACCCGGCACGCGTGCGCGCCGCCATCGAGGCACAGGCCGGCACCGCCTCGTACTACGGCAAGACCCAGGCGGACGTCACCGTCGGCGGCGTCTCCGGCATCGTCCAAGCCACCCTCTACCAGGGCGACTCACGCTCCGGAGCCTACGAGAGGATCTCCGGCCACTGGATCACCGGTCGGGGTCAGGTCGTCGTGCCCTCGCGCTTCCTGGAGAAGACCGGCACCGAGATCGGCGACACGATACGGGTGACCCACCAGCAGCGCACCCAGACGCTGCGCATCGTCGGGGAGGCCTTCGACACCTCGGACGACGAGCTGGAGATCCACGCGGACCTGGCCGACTTCCCGAATGCCGCACCCGGAGTGTTCCTCGTCGAGGTGAAGTCCGGCGTCTCCCCCACCGAGTACGCCCGGAATCTGGCCGCGGCGGTCCAGCCCCTTGGCGGCGACGCAATCGCCAACTCCTCCTCGGAACAGGACAACTTCGTCCTCATCCTGAACGCGATGGCCGCACTGCTCACCCTCATGCTGGTCTCCGTGGCCGGGCTCGGCGTGCTCAACTCCGTCGTCCTGGACACCCGGGAACGCGTCCATGACCTGGGCGTCTGTAAGGCGCTTGGCATGTCGCCGCGGCAGACGGTCAGCCTCGTACTCGCCTCGGTGGCCGGGATCGGTGTGCTCGGCGGTCTCGTCGGTGTGCCGGCCGGGTTCGCGCTGCACGGCTTTGTGCTGCCCGTGATGGGGCACGCCGCGGGCACCGAACTGCCGCCGTCGGTCCTCGAGGTGTACGAGACCCCGCACCTGGTGCTGTTGGGCCTGGCCGGGATCGCCATCGCGCTGCTCGGCGCGCTGATCCCGGCGGGCTGGGCGGCCAGGACCCGTACGGCTACGGCATTGCGCACGGAGTGA
- a CDS encoding response regulator transcription factor: MADRVNRPPLRAVIADDQALVRTGFGMILAADGIEVTAEAADGAEAVAAVRRTRPDVVLMDIRMPRMDGIEATRRILGGEGPQETRVIILTTYDLDHYVYAALTAGASGFLLKDVTPEHLVAAVRLVQSGDALLAPTITRRLIERFAHREEARPAGLHRDLSGLTPRELEVLRLLATGLSNAELADRLHLSPTTVKTHIGRILSKLDLRDRVQAVVLAYETGLISPGGPTTT, from the coding sequence GTGGCGGATCGCGTGAACCGGCCGCCGCTGCGCGCGGTCATCGCCGACGACCAAGCCCTGGTGCGTACGGGATTCGGGATGATCCTCGCCGCTGACGGCATCGAGGTGACGGCCGAGGCGGCCGACGGGGCGGAGGCGGTCGCCGCCGTCCGGCGCACCCGGCCCGATGTCGTCCTCATGGACATCCGGATGCCGCGGATGGACGGCATCGAGGCCACCCGGCGCATCCTCGGCGGCGAAGGACCGCAGGAGACACGGGTCATCATCCTCACCACGTACGACCTCGACCACTACGTCTACGCCGCGCTCACCGCCGGCGCCAGCGGCTTCCTGCTCAAGGACGTCACACCCGAGCACCTGGTGGCCGCCGTACGCCTCGTGCAGTCCGGCGACGCCCTGCTCGCGCCCACGATCACCCGCCGTCTGATCGAGCGCTTCGCCCACCGCGAGGAGGCCCGCCCGGCCGGCCTCCACCGGGACCTGTCCGGGCTGACCCCGCGCGAGCTCGAGGTGCTCCGCCTGCTCGCGACCGGCCTGAGCAACGCCGAACTCGCGGACCGGCTGCACCTCAGCCCGACCACGGTCAAGACACACATCGGCCGCATCCTGTCGAAGCTGGACCTCCGCGACCGCGTCCAGGCCGTCGTCCTCGCTTATGAGACCGGACTGATCTCCCCGGGAGGCCCGACCACGACCTGA
- a CDS encoding acetyl-CoA C-acetyltransferase — protein MPALLRDAVICEPVRTPVGGYGGAFREVTAAELAATVVRAILERTGVPPSAVDDVLLGQCYPNGEAPAIGRVVALDAGLPVEVPGLQIDRRCGSGLQAVINAAMQVQTGASDLVLAGGVESMSQAEFYTTDVRWGVRGASTTLHDRLARGRVTSGGVNHPVAGGMLETAENLRREYGIPREEQDLLALRSHEKAVAAQRAGRFADEIVPVTVRTRRGETIVDTDEHPRPDSSLEKLAALRPVLGRQDPEATVTAGNASGQNDGASICIVTHPERAAELGLRPLGRLVSWAVVGVPPETMGIGPVPATARALERAGLKLADIDLIELNEAFAAQVLACTREWGLTEGDFERFNVNGSGISLGHPVGATGGRVLATLLRELDRREARYGLETMCLGGGQGLAAVFERPTTTTHALGGR, from the coding sequence ATGCCCGCCCTCCTGCGTGACGCGGTGATCTGCGAACCCGTGCGTACCCCCGTCGGCGGTTACGGAGGCGCCTTCCGCGAGGTGACCGCGGCCGAGTTGGCCGCTACGGTCGTACGGGCCATCCTCGAGCGGACCGGAGTGCCGCCCAGTGCTGTGGACGACGTCCTGCTGGGCCAGTGCTATCCCAACGGCGAGGCGCCCGCGATCGGGCGGGTCGTCGCCCTGGACGCCGGACTGCCGGTGGAGGTGCCGGGGCTACAGATCGACCGGCGCTGCGGATCCGGACTGCAGGCCGTGATCAACGCCGCCATGCAGGTGCAGACCGGTGCCAGCGATCTCGTCCTCGCGGGTGGCGTGGAGTCCATGAGCCAGGCCGAGTTCTACACCACCGACGTGCGGTGGGGCGTACGCGGCGCCAGTACCACGCTGCACGACCGGCTGGCCCGTGGCCGGGTCACCTCCGGCGGGGTCAACCACCCTGTGGCGGGCGGGATGTTGGAGACCGCCGAGAACCTGCGCCGCGAGTACGGCATTCCGCGTGAGGAGCAGGACCTGCTCGCCCTGCGCTCGCACGAGAAGGCCGTCGCGGCCCAGCGGGCGGGGCGCTTCGCCGACGAGATCGTGCCCGTCACCGTACGGACGCGCAGAGGCGAGACCATCGTCGACACCGACGAACACCCGCGCCCCGACTCCTCGTTGGAGAAACTCGCCGCTCTGCGGCCCGTACTCGGCCGCCAGGACCCCGAGGCGACCGTGACCGCCGGGAACGCCAGCGGGCAGAACGACGGCGCCTCGATCTGCATCGTCACCCATCCCGAACGCGCGGCCGAGCTGGGGCTGCGTCCGCTCGGCCGGCTCGTCTCCTGGGCCGTCGTGGGCGTGCCCCCGGAGACGATGGGCATCGGGCCGGTCCCGGCGACAGCCCGTGCACTGGAGAGAGCGGGCCTGAAGCTCGCCGACATCGACCTCATCGAACTGAACGAGGCCTTCGCCGCCCAGGTGCTGGCCTGCACCCGTGAATGGGGCCTGACCGAGGGCGACTTCGAGAGGTTCAACGTCAACGGCTCCGGCATCTCGCTGGGCCACCCCGTCGGCGCCACCGGCGGTCGCGTTCTCGCCACCCTGCTGCGCGAACTCGACCGCCGCGAGGCCCGCTACGGCCTGGAGACCATGTGCCTCGGCGGCGGCCAAGGACTTGCCGCGGTCTTCGAACGGCCGACGACCACCACTCACGCTCTTGGAGGACGCTGA
- a CDS encoding OB-fold domain-containing protein — MAGLIAYGAYVPHHRLARADIAATLGTRAAKGTRAVAGYDEDTTSMAVEAARGALTADGLRSRVGQLFLATAAPAYLDKTNATAVHAALSLDEHVLAVDMAGSVRSGLGALVTAARSPVPTLAVLSDLRTGLPGGTDESAGGDGAAAFVFGGHRDGAPVIAELLAHDTVSDELLDRWRLPGAPASRVWEERFAEEIYVDLAGKALGAALDRAGLTADAVDHFAVAGLHARACAAVRRTAGVRPETVTGDLTAAIGNAGTAQPGLLLADVLDRARPGETIALVVLGDGAGVLLLRTTDALPAHRAARPVAAQIATGSAPVPYATYLTWRGLLDREPPRRPDPEPPYAPPAHRRNSWKYGFVASRCEKCGTRHLPPDRVCVSCRSVDAMTDEPMEHVQGTVATFTVDRLAHTPSPPMLVVVVDYDGGGRFRCQLTDATEADAVIGARVEMTFRRTVTAAGVHNYFWKARPVRFGAGPEED, encoded by the coding sequence ATGGCCGGACTGATCGCATACGGCGCCTATGTGCCGCACCACCGTCTCGCGCGGGCCGACATCGCCGCCACCCTCGGGACCCGGGCGGCGAAGGGGACCCGCGCGGTCGCGGGCTACGACGAGGACACCACCTCGATGGCCGTGGAAGCGGCCCGTGGCGCCCTGACCGCCGATGGGCTGCGTTCCCGCGTCGGCCAGCTCTTCCTCGCCACCGCCGCACCCGCCTACCTCGACAAGACCAACGCGACCGCCGTGCACGCCGCGCTCTCCCTCGACGAGCACGTACTCGCCGTCGACATGGCCGGCTCCGTACGCTCCGGACTCGGCGCCCTGGTCACCGCCGCCCGTTCGCCGGTTCCGACCCTCGCGGTCCTGTCCGACCTGCGCACCGGGCTGCCCGGCGGTACGGACGAGAGCGCCGGCGGCGACGGCGCGGCGGCCTTCGTCTTCGGCGGGCACCGCGACGGGGCACCGGTCATCGCCGAACTCCTCGCCCACGACACCGTCAGCGACGAACTCCTCGACCGCTGGCGGCTGCCGGGTGCGCCCGCCTCCCGCGTCTGGGAGGAGCGGTTCGCCGAGGAGATCTACGTCGACCTCGCCGGCAAGGCCCTCGGCGCCGCGCTCGACCGCGCGGGACTGACCGCCGACGCCGTCGACCACTTCGCGGTCGCGGGACTGCACGCCCGGGCCTGTGCGGCGGTGCGCCGGACAGCGGGCGTACGGCCCGAGACGGTGACCGGAGACCTCACCGCGGCCATCGGCAACGCGGGCACGGCCCAGCCCGGACTGCTCCTCGCCGATGTCCTGGACCGCGCCCGGCCCGGCGAGACCATCGCGCTCGTCGTCCTCGGCGACGGCGCCGGAGTCCTGCTGCTGCGCACCACCGACGCCCTGCCCGCGCACCGCGCCGCCCGCCCGGTGGCCGCGCAGATCGCCACGGGCAGCGCCCCCGTCCCGTACGCCACCTACCTCACCTGGCGCGGGCTCCTCGACCGCGAGCCGCCCCGCCGACCGGACCCCGAGCCCCCGTACGCCCCGCCCGCGCACCGGCGCAACAGCTGGAAGTACGGCTTCGTCGCCTCCCGTTGCGAGAAGTGCGGGACGCGGCATCTGCCGCCGGACCGGGTGTGCGTGTCGTGCCGGAGCGTCGACGCGATGACCGACGAGCCGATGGAGCATGTACAGGGCACGGTGGCCACCTTCACGGTGGACCGGCTCGCGCACACGCCGAGCCCGCCGATGCTCGTCGTGGTCGTCGACTACGACGGCGGCGGCCGGTTCCGTTGCCAGCTCACCGACGCCACCGAGGCCGACGCCGTGATCGGCGCCCGTGTCGAGATGACCTTCCGGCGCACGGTCACCGCCGCCGGGGTGCACAACTACTTCTGGAAGGCCCGGCCCGTGCGGTTCGGCGCCGGCCCAGAGGAAGACTGA
- a CDS encoding ABC transporter ATP-binding protein — protein MTHVIALEGVAKRYDSAGAPALGPLDLSIAQGEALAVTGPSGSGKSTLLNLVAGLDKPTEGTVTVAGRRIDQLSEHALARFRRERIGMVFQLFNLLDDLTVADNIQLPAQLTGTARRTAAARAGELMEVLGIQKHARAYPGRLSGGERQRVAVARALVNRPALLLADEPTGALDTASGQDVRDLLVDLNRGGQTIVLVTHDLALAQACASRTIHLVDGHLALNTHAEAVR, from the coding sequence ATGACTCACGTGATCGCACTGGAGGGCGTGGCCAAGCGCTACGACAGCGCCGGCGCGCCCGCGCTCGGACCGCTCGACCTCAGCATCGCCCAGGGCGAGGCCCTTGCCGTGACGGGCCCTTCCGGCAGCGGCAAGTCCACGCTGCTGAACCTCGTCGCCGGCCTGGACAAGCCGACCGAAGGCACCGTGACAGTGGCTGGGCGGCGCATCGACCAGCTGAGCGAGCACGCCCTGGCCCGGTTCCGCCGCGAGCGGATCGGGATGGTCTTCCAGCTCTTCAATCTCCTCGACGACCTCACCGTCGCCGACAACATCCAGCTCCCCGCCCAACTGACCGGGACCGCGCGGCGCACGGCCGCGGCCCGCGCGGGTGAGCTCATGGAGGTGCTGGGCATCCAGAAGCACGCCCGCGCCTATCCGGGCCGGCTGTCCGGAGGCGAACGCCAGCGGGTCGCGGTCGCCCGCGCGCTGGTCAACCGGCCCGCGCTGCTGCTCGCCGACGAGCCGACCGGCGCGCTCGACACCGCCTCGGGCCAGGACGTACGGGACCTGCTGGTGGATCTGAACCGCGGCGGGCAGACCATCGTGCTGGTCACGCACGACCTCGCGCTGGCTCAGGCGTGCGCGAGCCGCACGATCCATCTGGTCGACGGTCACCTCGCCCTCAACACGCATGCGGAGGCCGTCCGATGA
- a CDS encoding SDR family NAD(P)-dependent oxidoreductase, giving the protein MGRLDGKVAVVTGAASGIGAATARRVAAEGAHTVVADLNLDGAKAVTEEITADGGSATAVLVDLGDIESVRAMVEAAVATYGGLDILHNNAAATHLAARQDLPVADADPAVWDDTMRINLRGTMVAIQAAVPHMIARGGGSVINTTSGSGLSGDLRNPAYGASKAALINLTQYVATQYGKQGVRCNAVAPGFIVTEAKTGEAYEPIKQTMLRHHLTPRLGRPEDIAAAVVFLASDEAAFITGQTLCVDGGLLAHQPYVADLRDK; this is encoded by the coding sequence ATGGGACGACTCGACGGCAAGGTCGCCGTGGTGACCGGGGCCGCCTCCGGCATTGGTGCCGCCACCGCGCGCCGGGTGGCGGCCGAGGGCGCGCACACCGTGGTCGCCGATCTGAACCTCGACGGCGCGAAGGCGGTGACGGAGGAGATCACCGCCGACGGTGGCTCGGCGACGGCCGTGCTCGTCGACCTCGGCGACATCGAGAGCGTACGGGCCATGGTGGAGGCCGCGGTGGCGACGTACGGCGGACTCGACATCCTGCACAACAACGCGGCGGCCACCCACCTGGCCGCCCGTCAGGACCTCCCGGTCGCGGACGCCGATCCGGCCGTCTGGGACGACACCATGCGGATCAATCTGCGCGGCACGATGGTCGCGATCCAAGCCGCCGTGCCGCACATGATCGCGCGCGGCGGAGGCTCCGTCATCAACACCACGTCCGGCTCCGGGCTTTCGGGCGACCTGCGCAATCCCGCGTACGGCGCCTCCAAGGCCGCGCTGATCAATCTGACGCAGTACGTCGCCACGCAGTACGGCAAGCAGGGTGTGCGCTGCAACGCCGTCGCGCCCGGGTTCATCGTCACCGAGGCGAAGACCGGGGAGGCGTACGAGCCGATCAAGCAGACCATGCTGCGTCACCACCTCACGCCGCGCCTCGGCCGGCCGGAGGACATCGCCGCAGCGGTGGTGTTCCTGGCCTCGGACGAGGCGGCGTTCATCACCGGGCAGACGTTGTGCGTGGACGGCGGGCTGCTGGCGCATCAGCCGTATGTGGCGGACCTGCGCGACAAGTGA
- a CDS encoding acetyl-CoA acetyltransferase, giving the protein MGSHGIRDRVAIVGMGCTTFGEHWTRSADDLLVDAVGEAVTSAGITLDDIDAFWFGTQASGVSGLALSRALHLPNKPVTRVENMCATGSEALRNACYAVASGAYDVAMAVGVEKLKDSGMSGLSGTTMPGAGDDSRGEITAPANFSLLAPAYAAKYGLPEDEMKDVITRIAWKNHVNGARNPRAQFRKEVPLERIRSAPIVAGMLGVFDCSGVSDGSAAAIVVRAEDAYKYTDKPVFVKALSFVAGPADGLMDPEYDFTTFPEVVASAQEAYRQAGITDPRTELALAEVHDCFTPTELVLMEDLGFSDRGQAWKDVTSGQFDLDGGLPVNPDGGLKAFGHPIGASGLRMMFEAWLQLRGEAPPERTVRTLAEGRSLALTHNLGGGPGECVSFVSVVGSELTD; this is encoded by the coding sequence ATGGGCTCGCACGGAATCCGTGACCGTGTCGCGATCGTCGGCATGGGTTGCACCACCTTCGGCGAACACTGGACCCGTTCGGCGGACGATCTGCTGGTCGACGCCGTCGGCGAGGCGGTGACCTCGGCCGGGATCACGCTCGACGACATCGACGCGTTCTGGTTCGGCACGCAGGCCTCCGGTGTCTCCGGCCTCGCCCTCAGCCGGGCGCTGCATCTGCCGAACAAGCCGGTCACGCGCGTGGAGAACATGTGCGCCACCGGCTCGGAGGCGCTGCGTAACGCCTGTTATGCGGTGGCTTCGGGGGCGTACGACGTCGCGATGGCGGTCGGTGTGGAGAAGCTCAAGGACTCGGGCATGTCGGGGCTCTCGGGCACCACCATGCCCGGGGCCGGTGACGACAGCCGGGGCGAGATCACCGCCCCCGCCAACTTCTCCCTCCTTGCCCCCGCCTACGCGGCCAAGTACGGGCTCCCCGAGGACGAGATGAAGGACGTCATCACCCGTATCGCCTGGAAGAACCACGTCAACGGCGCCCGCAACCCCCGCGCCCAGTTCCGCAAGGAGGTGCCGCTGGAGCGCATCCGGTCGGCGCCGATCGTGGCGGGCATGCTCGGTGTCTTCGACTGCTCGGGAGTCTCCGACGGTTCGGCCGCCGCGATCGTGGTGCGGGCCGAGGACGCGTACAAGTACACGGACAAGCCCGTCTTCGTGAAGGCGCTGTCCTTCGTCGCCGGGCCCGCCGACGGACTCATGGACCCCGAGTACGACTTCACCACCTTCCCTGAGGTCGTCGCGTCCGCGCAGGAGGCGTACCGGCAGGCGGGCATCACCGATCCGCGTACGGAACTCGCGCTCGCCGAGGTCCACGACTGCTTCACGCCCACCGAGCTGGTGCTCATGGAGGACCTGGGCTTCTCCGACCGCGGCCAGGCGTGGAAGGACGTCACCAGCGGGCAGTTCGACCTGGACGGCGGGCTGCCGGTGAACCCCGACGGCGGGCTCAAGGCCTTCGGCCACCCGATCGGCGCCTCGGGACTGCGCATGATGTTCGAGGCCTGGCTCCAACTGCGCGGCGAGGCACCCCCGGAACGTACGGTGCGCACCCTGGCCGAGGGACGCTCGCTCGCGCTCACCCACAACCTGGGCGGCGGACCGGGCGAATGCGTCTCCTTCGTGTCGGTCGTCGGCAGCGAACTCACCGACTGA
- a CDS encoding sensor histidine kinase — METEDRRGWRQQLRDALRPEAKPAPLSRRAVRADVVLAIVLTVVALVWVARYPDSGPVQIDRDAPFRPPPPPTPPGVLVPEEETSSLTGLWPLVVLSALPLAARRRYPLAAFAVVMAATLAMVDDASWISVLTCVIGAISAVVHSRYRMWAMAALVIAAVLAGLAFRDTEPVLPGWSSPAVVLLIAGVLAGLVRIWKRQLAASRDRYARLQQAQEEATRRAVEEERARIAAELHDVVTHNVSVMVIQAGAARKVMDAAPARSKEALLAVEAGGRAAMAELRHVMGLLAGPDTGRPDTPADGLEPQPGLGQLDALTERVRAAGTPVGVAVSLPPDPLPPGVDLAAYRVVQEALTNTIKHAPGAEASVMIGYADDCLEIEITDTGGAHDSPPADGNGRGLIGLRERLAVYGGELTAGPTLTGGYRIKARVPWRIA, encoded by the coding sequence ATGGAGACGGAGGACCGGCGCGGATGGCGTCAGCAGCTGCGCGACGCGCTACGGCCGGAGGCGAAACCCGCGCCGCTGTCGCGGCGGGCGGTGCGTGCCGATGTGGTGCTGGCCATCGTGCTGACCGTCGTCGCGCTGGTGTGGGTCGCGCGGTATCCCGACAGCGGACCGGTCCAGATCGACCGGGACGCTCCGTTCCGGCCCCCGCCGCCTCCAACGCCTCCCGGCGTCCTGGTGCCGGAGGAAGAGACCTCGTCACTGACAGGGCTCTGGCCGCTCGTCGTGCTGTCGGCGCTGCCGCTGGCCGCCCGCCGCCGGTATCCGTTGGCGGCGTTCGCCGTGGTGATGGCCGCGACGCTGGCCATGGTCGACGACGCCTCCTGGATCAGCGTGCTGACCTGCGTCATCGGCGCGATCAGTGCCGTCGTCCACAGCCGCTACCGGATGTGGGCCATGGCCGCACTGGTCATCGCCGCCGTGCTGGCGGGCCTCGCGTTCCGGGACACGGAGCCCGTCCTTCCGGGCTGGTCGAGCCCTGCGGTCGTGCTGCTGATCGCCGGGGTGCTGGCCGGCCTCGTCCGGATCTGGAAGCGCCAACTGGCGGCAAGCAGGGACCGGTACGCACGGCTCCAGCAGGCCCAGGAGGAGGCAACGCGGCGGGCCGTCGAAGAGGAACGCGCCCGCATAGCCGCCGAGTTGCACGACGTCGTGACCCACAATGTGAGCGTGATGGTCATCCAGGCAGGCGCGGCGCGCAAGGTGATGGACGCGGCGCCGGCGCGGTCGAAGGAAGCACTCCTGGCGGTCGAGGCCGGAGGCCGGGCCGCCATGGCCGAACTCCGGCATGTGATGGGCCTGTTGGCCGGTCCGGACACCGGCCGCCCCGACACCCCCGCCGACGGCCTGGAGCCGCAGCCCGGCCTCGGGCAGCTCGACGCCCTGACCGAACGCGTCCGCGCCGCCGGGACACCGGTCGGCGTCGCGGTGTCGCTGCCCCCGGACCCGCTGCCGCCCGGGGTGGACCTCGCGGCGTATCGCGTCGTGCAGGAGGCACTGACCAACACGATCAAACACGCACCCGGCGCCGAGGCCTCCGTCATGATCGGCTACGCCGACGACTGTCTGGAGATCGAAATCACCGACACCGGCGGCGCCCACGACTCACCGCCGGCGGACGGCAACGGCCGCGGCCTGATCGGGCTGCGCGAACGGCTGGCGGTCTACGGCGGCGAACTCACAGCCGGACCCACCCTCACCGGCGGCTACCGGATCAAGGCCCGAGTCCCGTGGCGGATCGCGTGA
- the fabG gene encoding 3-oxoacyl-ACP reductase FabG, with amino-acid sequence MGLLDGRTAVITGAAQGIGYEIACVLGGAGASVVIGDINEAAAADAAERLAKLDVAATSLRCDVTEEDEVAALVAHCADTFGPVGVMVNNAGITRDATLRKMALTDFRAVVDVHLTGAWNGTRYAAAAMREHGAGGSIVNISSIAGKVGNFGQTNYSAAKAGLVGLTKASAKELAGAGIRVNAVQPGLIRTAMTEAMPQAAWDAKLAEIPMARAGEPAEVAQTVLFLASDMASYITGAVLEVTGGRYM; translated from the coding sequence ATGGGACTGCTGGACGGCCGGACCGCGGTGATCACCGGGGCCGCACAGGGCATCGGCTACGAGATCGCCTGCGTACTCGGCGGCGCGGGCGCGTCCGTCGTCATCGGCGACATCAATGAGGCCGCGGCGGCCGACGCCGCCGAACGCCTCGCGAAACTCGACGTCGCCGCCACCTCGCTGCGCTGCGACGTCACCGAAGAGGACGAGGTCGCGGCCCTGGTCGCGCACTGCGCCGACACCTTCGGGCCGGTCGGCGTCATGGTCAACAACGCCGGGATCACCCGGGACGCCACCCTGCGCAAGATGGCCCTCACCGACTTCCGCGCCGTCGTGGACGTCCACCTCACCGGCGCCTGGAACGGCACCCGGTACGCCGCCGCGGCGATGCGAGAACACGGCGCGGGCGGCAGCATCGTCAATATCTCCTCCATCGCCGGCAAGGTCGGCAACTTCGGCCAGACCAACTACAGCGCCGCCAAGGCCGGACTCGTCGGCCTCACCAAGGCCTCCGCCAAGGAACTGGCCGGAGCCGGAATCCGCGTCAACGCCGTCCAGCCCGGGCTGATCCGCACCGCCATGACCGAGGCGATGCCCCAGGCCGCCTGGGACGCGAAGCTGGCCGAGATCCCCATGGCCCGCGCCGGTGAGCCCGCCGAGGTCGCCCAGACGGTCCTCTTCCTCGCCTCCGACATGGCGAGCTACATCACCGGAGCCGTCCTCGAAGTGACCGGTGGCCGCTACATGTGA